The Spirochaeta lutea DNA window GATTAAGCAACCTTTTTTCTGTAAATTTCTTTAAAAGCAGGGCGATCATTAGACTCGGGTAAGTACCGTTTTTCATTCTGCCATTGATCGTTCTGTTCGATCAGCATGGCCGCCGCAAGGCGAAGCAAACTATCGGCATTAGGGAATACGCCTACGACCTTTGTTCGCCTTTTTATTTCTTTCATTTGACGTTCAGCCAAATTTGAGGTTCGTAACTTCCTCCTGTGGTTTTCCGGGATATGAAATACGCTTAATCCCTCCCGGAGATTTTCATCAGCCCACTGGGCAAGACGGGGCTGGGTCTTCTCATACTTTTCTACCAGGCTCTGCAAGTACCTTTCGGCGTTCTGTTCATCTGGGGCATTGAAAACCTTGCGGATTTCCGCCGCTACCGCCGGGACATCGTCTTTCCTTGTCACGTAACCACGAGCATTTTGCTGCAAGTGAAATTGACACCGTTGCCACAAGATTCCAGGAAACACAGCATCGATAGCTGCTCGAAGACCCGCATGGTCATCACTGGTAATCATGGTCAGACCATGGAGCCCTCTACGAACCAGGCCTTCTAGAAACGATCGCCAATTTACCTCCGCTTCGCTATTGGCTACTTCTGTGCCCAAAATCTGACGTTTGCCTTCATAATCGACGCCTATGGCCATCAGTAGGGACTGTTTGACCACTTTCGAGCCTACACGCACTGATTCATATGTAGCGTCGAGCACGAGATACTGTATTTGTCCTACCGGCGAGGATCGCCAGGATGTTGCCTCTTCATCCAGCTCCTTCGCCAATCGACTTACCTGTGAGGAGCTCACCTCGGTGCCGCATAGGATTTCTACGATATCTGAAACCCGTCTAGTACTGACCCCTTTTACGTACATCTCGGCTATCGCAAGTTTTAAGGCTCGTTCACTCCGAATACCCTTTTCGATACAGCTGGGATAGAATTCCAGTCCGCGGACTTGAGGTATCTTGAGTAATACCTTCCCGGTAGCCAAAGCCAAGGTTTTGTTCTTAAACCCGTTGGCGTAGCCCATTCGATCTTCGGTCCGCTCATAGGGTTCGGCCTGAAGGGTTTTGGCTCGCTCAAGTTTCATTGCTTCGTTCACTACCTTTTCTATCACCTTAGAAAATTTACTGTCTTCCTTGGTGGCTAACATTTGGATCACTTGCTCTAAAAGTGTATACTCTGATTGGTAGGCCATCGGGCTCTCCTTATGGTTTGTTTCGTCACTTACCATTTGAGCCTGATCGGCCTGCTTTCTTCAACCTAATTTACAGAAAGAATTGTACACCAACATCCGAAGATTCGGTCCGCAATATCCGCAACGTTCAGTTCGTCATAGGCACCCAAATCATGGGCAAGCTCCTGGCAGCCTATCTGCTTGAGCCCGCCAGCGAAACCATTTCTCGACAGATCATTCAGTCCGGAGGAATCGATCTGATGCTCTGGGAGCTGGGAACCCAGGAAGTCAGCACCCTCGGCCGGGTTTCAAACCTTTCCAAACAGCTCTACCTTCAGGGTGGGTGCTTCGTGGGACTCTATCGAAACGGCCGGCCCCTCATCAATCCACCGGGCACCATGGCACTAGAGCCCCGAGACAGGGCAATCCTTCTCACCCAGGTGTAACGCTACCCTAGTGCGCAAAAGGTTCTATGAATGCCCCTCGGCGATACCACCCATGGGTGGACTCATAGGTCTCTCCGCTATATCCGGTGCCGTTTACAACCCTTGGCGCGCTACATAACGGTAAAAAGAATACAGCTATTCACAGCCTCTCTACAGTCCTCCCGTCCTCTTCGCCTCAAGACGTACGATAAAAGGACGAGAGGTACTTGGCCGTCCGGCTATCCCGACATCCGGGGAGCCCCGCTGCCGGCCCCTGGTACAGTACCCGGCCCCCTTCCTTTCCGGCCCCGGGCCCGAGGTCCACAATCCACTGGGCATACTTAACTATATCCATATTGTGCTCTATCACCACCACGGTATTCCCCGCCCCCACCAGATCCTGGATGAGAACATGAAGGGTTTGGATATCCCCCCGATGCAGCCCCCTGGTTGGTTCGTCCAAAATATACACCTGTCCTCGGGTGCTCAGCCGGGCGGCCAGTTTCAGACGTTGGGCCTCTCCGCCCGAGAGGGTCGATAAGGCCTGACCCAGTTTGAGATACCCCAACCCGACCCGGAGCAGCAGTTCAAGCTGGGCTTTTATCTTCGACTGGCTGAAAAGCTCCAGGGCCTGATGGGCGGTCATCTCCAAGACCTCATCAATACTCACCCCGGCATAGCGGTAGGTTAACACCTCAGGACGGTAACGCTTACCCTGGCACTCGTCACAGGGGGTCTGAACTGCATCCAGAAAAAACAACTCGGTGGAAATGACCCCCTGACCGCCGCATTTTTGACAGGCGCCCTGGGAGTTAAAACTGAATAAGGACGCAGCCTGACCGGTAGCCTTGGAAAACAGCCTCCGTACCGCATCGAACATGCCCGTATAGGTAATCAGATTGCCCCGGCTTGTACGTCCGATTCCACCCTGGTCCACCACCACTGCCTCGGGGTAGGCGGCGATAAACTCCTGGTGCATCAAAGTGCTTTTTCCGCTTCCTGACACACCCGTAATACAGGTAAAGGCTCCCTGGGGAATCTTTACAGAAATATCCTGGAGATTGTTGGTGCGGGCGTGGTGTATTTCGTAAAACCGGCTGAACTCCTTCCGGGAAGGGATGACGGCCTCGTCTTGGAGAAGCCTCCCGGTAATGGAGGAACCCCCGTGTAAATCCCCCGGAGAACCCACATACACCACCTCCCCACCCTGGGCACCTCCACTGGGGCCCAGATCGACAACCCAATCAGCTCCCCGGATGATGGTCGGATCATGCTCCACCACCAGGACGGTATTTCCCCTGTCCCGGAGATTCCGCAATAACGCCAAA harbors:
- a CDS encoding IS256 family transposase; the protein is MAYQSEYTLLEQVIQMLATKEDSKFSKVIEKVVNEAMKLERAKTLQAEPYERTEDRMGYANGFKNKTLALATGKVLLKIPQVRGLEFYPSCIEKGIRSERALKLAIAEMYVKGVSTRRVSDIVEILCGTEVSSSQVSRLAKELDEEATSWRSSPVGQIQYLVLDATYESVRVGSKVVKQSLLMAIGVDYEGKRQILGTEVANSEAEVNWRSFLEGLVRRGLHGLTMITSDDHAGLRAAIDAVFPGILWQRCQFHLQQNARGYVTRKDDVPAVAAEIRKVFNAPDEQNAERYLQSLVEKYEKTQPRLAQWADENLREGLSVFHIPENHRRKLRTSNLAERQMKEIKRRTKVVGVFPNADSLLRLAAAMLIEQNDQWQNEKRYLPESNDRPAFKEIYRKKVA